Part of the Impatiens glandulifera chromosome 8, dImpGla2.1, whole genome shotgun sequence genome is shown below.
AGACAGAATAATGAGAGACTATATATAGGGTACACAAGATAGATCGGAAAAAAACCAAATGGAAAATATTTGTACTCCTAAAGAAGAAGGAGGTCTGAGAATAAAGAATTGCGTTGAATGGAATAGAGCACTCACTATACGTCATCTATGGGCACTCGAGTAGAAAATTGATTCTTTATGGGTAAAATGAGTTCATACGAGATTTATAAAAGGAGAATCAATATCTGGACATGTGCAATCAATGAACAAATGATATGGTCACTGAAGAAAATCATAAGATCAAGGAAGAATGCTTATAAAATGATGCAATGCACCATAGGAAATGGAAGGCGattactattctggcatgatcatTAGCTAAAAAGTAATCCCATAATACTCAAAGATGAATTTCAAGGATGTAGTATCAGAAGAAGTTGTCTAAGACTCTCGGTTAGAGAAGCTTATGAAAGAAAATGTGAATCAATTCTGAGGCGAAATTCAAATGGAGACAAAATTCTGAATTTGATTAGTAATTTGCAGTTCAATGAAAGAAGTGACAATCTATCTTGGGAAATAGAAAGAAATGGAAAGTTTGTTGTTGTTTGGCATGGACAAGCATTAGAACAAAAGAACAGGTGGTCGACTGACATAAAGTGGTCCAGTCTATAAAGATAATCCCTCGACATCAATTCATCCTTTGACTAATTTACAAGAAAAGACTGACGACGCGAGaaagaattcgaaaatacatgAATATACCTGATGCTAATTGTCTAATCTGAAGGGaacgagaaaaacataaataatttatttggggaatgctcatTTGTATCTATACTTTGGTCTAATTTTGCAAGGAATATGAACATCTCTAACTTCCCAAGAACatagaatgaaatcaaaaaaatgataatgatgaaaTGAAAAGGAGACAACTTCTACGCAAATTACTGAAATGTTTCAATAGAGCACTAATCTACTTTGTATGGAGGGAAAGAAATGCAAGAATTTAAAGTACAATGCGCAAATCAGTGGAGAAAGTCTGGGAAGATGTAGTTGTAGACGACAATGCACTTATTCATAATTGAAGAGGAATTCATAAGAATGAATAAAACTGAAGCTTAAGCCAAAAATGCAACTATGAAATAGTCACcaacaaaatcaaattcaaaacgATTTAAGTAGTTTTTGTTTGTTGTAATTCTCATTGTTGTTAAAGCTAGAGCTTATCTAAGTTTGATTTTAATTCTCGAACTATTCTCCcatttttaggttttttaatgaaatgacactaaattGTTTTTTCGGATATGGAtcggaaaaaataaatttcggATACCTGAAGCTGATTCggtgatttttaaaatttattaaataattacaaaccCCAAAAAAAATACCCAAACAAATATCTCTCTTTTCAAAGGAAACTAGAGAAAATCCCAAAGCTATCAATAACAGCGTCGACTTGATTCCAATCCATGATCCACATTGATAACGATGGAGAACAAGCCATCTCATAACTACTGTTAGATTCTATTATCTTCTCCATATTCATCTGCTTTCCGTTTCCTTGATCTCCAacaatgatatttatttttcttccacTTTTCTCTCCTCCGATTGAGATGGTAACAGTCTCTTTGGACTAGTATTCCACCTTAAGAGGGAAATTAAGAACAACATTCCTTCCACGAATCTTAAACGTTGCACGATCATATACCCTAGTCGCTTCAATTGGAGAATCATACGTCCTAAGCTACAATTGACAACCACGTTGTTTTGGATCTCGAATCTCCGCAGCGTACTTTCCACAAGACCTTTGTCTAACTCCTATGTATCGTCTCTTCCTCTATATAACCTTCACCTGAATCTACTGTTGTTCGAAATGCAGCCAAtcgatattattattattcttcaaaaaaatCGGATCGACGGATATCCGACTGGCCGATTCGATCCGATCTGGTGTTTTTGGATCGGATATCGGGTTAAATACagatcataattttaaaaaatagaggcGGATATCCTATCTTAAATACCAAATCAGATTGGTAGGTTTGTCCACCCCTACAAATATCATCCATAAGAATTCCACCGTAAATAAGGCTcaatccaaagaacgagatcttggatgGAATCTTTGACTCTCAAAGTATCTTCCAACCAAAATTATATGGAATAATTTTAGAGAATAACTTGTAGCAATGCGCCACATGGAAACTATCAATGTATTGTCAACGCATAAAAAGTATTGTTTAGACATGGACACTTGCTTGcgtcctaccaaaagtaaacTCTATTATGTAATTATGTAATGAACTCTCCTTAATATTTAATCTCCTTCTATTTCTAATTCGACTAGCGAAATCACTAGACtgatgatcaaacatgtccttaactatgacatttctacatataacaaTGAAAGTAAGCTCTAGATACGTCGTAGCTAGACTTCTAACACTAAACCAAATGTCGTCCCAAATACTAATCGAATAACCATCCtccacaatgaatctagattACTCACGAAATATTTTCACATAGACTCCAAATGCTACACCCcgctggataattagacattttggtgaactAAGCAGACCAATCTTGACCATACTTACATCTAATCATCGATGCTCAAAGACTATTCGGCTTCGTAACAAAACTACTGcaccattttgatagaaaaGTCTTATTAAAGAAtataagatctcgaatatctaAACCTCtttgatctttaaaacatttaactttatcacaactaactaaatgacaaaacgatgagttagaAAATCCTCATAGAAATTTTCACATCATTCTCTCTATTTTATCGCTATATTTTTGGGGAGAATGAATAAAGACATCATATATGTGGATTAACCGACcccctttcgagattattttacttttccatctagacagtttacatttcattttagtgataatcgggtcCCAAGAAATATTGGATCGTAATTTACCACCCAATGACATATCAATGTATGCTGATGGAAGACCACCAATTTTGAACCCCAACAGATTTTCCCACCTCATCCTTCTTCTATTCGAaacagaatttgaaaaaaatgtttaacttattaagattaactcgaaAATTGGAACTCccaaataaccataaaatatctcGAAAGCATTTAAAGTTCCTGTAGGTAGCCTGAACCATGTAGACCGTGTCATCAGTAAAAAAACAGATGTGATATGACAAAATAATATCTTCTTGACCCACAACTTATTCCACGTATGAGTCTTGAGTTTTCTGCGAAATGCATCATTTTTTAGAGAACTTCCATAATAATAACGAACAAGAAAGGAGATAGTGGATCACCTTAACTGTCGAGAGAAAATCTAATCCAACCAATCTATTTCGCACTCATTCACATTTTCTcattacatcaaataaaaattcttaattgaCGTGATCATAAGCTTTTTTTATGTCAACTTGACAAAAGCACATTTGTCATCTTTTGAATTAGTTGAGTCAATACACTCATTGACTATTAATACGGCATCTTAGAGTTGACGACCTTTGATAAACACATTTGATTACTAGCTATGACCTTCTCTAACACTCTCCGCAACCTATTGGCCAAATATTTTACGACAATCTCATTGAAAGATGAAACGAGATTAATAAACTTaacgtttttcatatttatagtcCTTAGAGCTTTACGAATGAGGCATATCAAAGTAGAGTTCCAACTCTGGTTAAAGTATGAAAAACGACAGAAATAATCAATTGTTTCCATAATTCTAGTCTTAAGGAAAGACCACAGATTCTTAAAAAAAGTCAAAGTAAACAATCGCATCCCGACACTTTATCATTTTCGCATCACTTAATGGCCTCCTCAACCTCTACCAATAAAAAACGAGATTCCAACATATCTTTTTGTGCTatactatttgaatcaaaagtAATACTATTCAATTTAGGTCTGACCTTAAATGACTTCTCAAACAAAATCCTTGTAGAATAATTTGACAATACTGAACAGAAATGTTTGGTTCACTATCATAAACTtccactcgatcgatataaaattaatcacattatttcttCTTTGCACATTAGAGATCCCATAAAAATATTCGGTGTTTCTATCTCCGACTTTTAATCATGTAACAGTATACTAACAATGTAAATTCGAGAACTAATCTTTTTTGTGAAGAGTTCACGAATCTATCGTcccaataaatttattttattgtataattattttactatCTATTGAAACTaacaaataaatcatattaaaccattattacaaaaatattgatcattataattaaaatatataatttccactgttttatattataatttttttttataactatacatgttgttttattaattataattcaaattatatcatagattaatttaatttttgtataaaataataattgtgatTAGGcatttggtttaaaaaaataaaccgtTGAAATTAACTTCCCTCTTCTTCGAGAGCACCCCCATTAGATTTCTCTCTTCCTCAGTTCCTAGTTTCAAAATCCATTGATTTTCATGTAAAAGGTTTCGATTCTCCAATGGAACGTTATGAAGATCATTGCGtctcatctctctctctctctcgctcCCGATTGCTTGCTTACTTGCAGTAATTAGGGTTTGAGAACTGAAAATTTGGATTCTGGATAGAAATCGAGTAATTAACAGTTCAGTTGTTCTTTCTTGTCGTCTAATTAGGGTTTGACGTAATAGTCTAGAAGGATAATTCACTGTTTCTTGTTCTAGGATGGGGTCTTCTGTTAGTACAGCATCAAATACACTTGGTACATTTCTTGGCAATGCATTTACTGCTCCAATTAAAGCTGCATTTGGCAGATCTTGCGAGTAAGCAACCTTCTTCTCTATCtcaaaatttacattttttacttACAGTGTAATTATATACTATTGTTTGAACATTTCATGTTTAGTCATGATAAATTAGGGCTGAAATCCTGATTTTGTTTATCTACTAGAGTAGATTATGTTCTTTCATTTGCTATTGGAGATGAATCATGTTTATTTATCCATCACAAAAGTGAGAATTGGACTCTGAAATTGCAGGGGAATCTGTTCTGGAACTTGGGATATAGCTTGTTTTATAGAGAATCTCTGTTTATCCAATCTGGTGAAAATGGTGATGGTTTTTGCCCTATCTTTTATATGTAAGAATTCATGTAGCTAGTTAGTTTACTTTTTATGTTCTGTTTTTGAAGAAATTCCATTTGACTAATACTCTATATACATGTTTCCAAATTTATGTATTTAGGTTTTGTGATCTTCTACTTAATAATGAAAGTGGGTATTTGTCAATGCATAACAAAAGGCCTTTGCAAGATGTATTGGGCTGCATGCCAGACTTGTTGGTTTGTTTATGAAGGCATGGCTTGTTTTTTGTGGAACAAGTTAACAAGTGTCAAACGCGTAAGAAGGAGACGTCGCAATAGGCATTTTCGAGACATAGAGATGGGGGATTCTTCAAGATCAGATGAATTTGATCATTCTTCGGATTATGTTGATGATCAAAGTATTGTGATTAGTAGAGGCAGAAAGAGGAAGGAAATGCATAAAAGATCCATGAACTTAAGGCCAGATAGAGtgaatagaagaagaagaaacacgAATTATTCTCGAAGGAAAGCGACGACACCATTGAAGAAGAGGCGAAAATTGTAATCACGATTTTCACAATTACAGGTTTAAACTTATACTTGTAACATGTATACATTGTAATATGAATTGTAATATGAATTGAATCTAATAAAAAGGCTAAATACTGTATTTACAACTCTATTGTAATATTATAGTCAAATTTATAACTggatattttttaagttataaattttattaacaaaattaattaatttatataatatattcaaataactatagtatgtattttaaaaattaaatgtttagtaacaactaataaaaatattcctAATATATTGACTTTAGACTAATGAGTGGgccaaaattaaatttaaataaatattcttaattggtttgagttattttattaacaaataaaatcaaacattatttcaattatttttcattcaatATGGGatgatatttttagtaaaaagacttaaaccatattaatatataatgatataataaaaaataaaaatttaaatataaaatattttaattaatgaattaaatgatttgatgattaaaagaaaataatgtaataattataattttagtttttcaaataactcaaatcaaacaaatttattgaataacataaatcaaatttgagaaaaatggtATAAAGAGTGaactaattgaaaatattaaaaagttatattactttattataaaaaataataacaataagtTGGTTTGGGTTCAGGTGTAGTATCCTTTAAGAGCTTTTTGGATTGagattattgaataatttagaagaagaaaaaaatgatgattgtctgtcattttgaaaaagtaataattatttttgataaaaaattttaaagtattaatatatataaataaaataaaaattaaaaatttataataaataatattttaattaattaattaattaaatgaggttacatttgataaaataattaaatttgattttatctgAGTTATTCTCGAATccaaaaaagaattatatattgataagtgacaagaaatataataattagaattGCATTTTAGAAAGCAAGAAGATGAAGTCGTCCATTAAGAAGGTGGTCAATATTGGGGGATTTTgtttgagttaaaaaaaaacttgtttaaataaattatgaaaaaaatatattttaatttttttttatcaaattattcttcctctttaatatttttatttaataattaatttatattaaaaataattttaaattttaaattaataaaataattgattaaagagttgatataatgtttgaattttagaataaaaactTGGTTTTATTCCAATAactaaaaatcaaacaagtccttGTCAATTTAAAAccacatgtttttgaaatttgaataaagCAAAGTGATTGATTGGTTGATCTCAATTTATTGCTTCAATAATGTCACATTCATAATCAATAGATCATGTCTTAGGATGGACCCAACTTTCTCAATCAAACAACAAAATATGTACAACTTCACTGCTTTCTTACTGTGTAGAAATCATACAAATGGCCGAGCCATTCAATTATTTTGGGTTTAATTAGTACTTTCAATCAAAAAAGCaatttttagaaagaaaaaaaaaatcatgaaattgtAATTAGTTTTAGGGTTTGGATGAAAATAGAAAGTTTATTTTTACTAGGTAAATATACACCACATTTGTAAAAGCGTTTTGGatctatatatagatagatatatagatCCCTAAAAGAAGTCCATTCATGCACATGTAGaacaatttcatatttttttgggttGAAATTAAAATAGGATGATCATTGTACCATATTAACACTTAGGCCCTGTttgaatttagtttttttaaaatttagagagaaaaaaaaataatgacggttgatgattaattttgataaaagacCTAAAGGGTAtcgatatatataaataaaataaaagtaataatttaaaattgataatattttattattttggttaatgaaatgagtgataaGATTGTTATgaaatgattgattgaaaaattaattttgtttagattattttaaaatttcaaaccgAATAAGGCCTTAAATGGAATTGAAGGttgcaaataaataataatctaatgTTAAAACCTAGATTCACTCatcaattaactaattaatcaactctataaaatatacaaacatcttttatttctcaatacataattatttattctcttttattaaaatagctcatttttcattaattcaaacccaaaattattatctaaaaataacaCCCCTAAATATCCCATAAACAAACAAGATCTATAAGACccaacattaattattatttgacaattctatcattaaacattaaaaagtTTGAAGAGAATAATTAGACCAAAACATAGCATGGCCGGTAAAACATGTACTTGACGGGGCCAAATACAAAGAATCCGTCCGTGTTAGTGTCGCCGGTGGTGGCGCCCGTCAAATCCAAAATAGCATTACAACTAACATGAATATGATACTTACGTGTTGTAACCCCTCCAATCTTCCAATTAACATGACCATCAAGTTTAATGATAAGAGTAATACTCCGGTTTGATTGATCCCATGTAAGGAAATGAGCGTTGTCCGGAGAAATCAGTATGTTGGTGCCGTTGATTAACAATGACCAAACTTTAGTCTCTTTGTGACCTTGATATACTATAGGAATGGAGGTTTGGTAAGTGATTTGTTGATTCTTGTACTCGATGTAGATACCCAGATCGTGGTAATTGATGCCGGATTTGGTGTTTGGGTTTGTGGAGGCTATGGTGATTTGTAGAGTGGAGGAGAGAAGGGTTGACGGCGGCGATG
Proteins encoded:
- the LOC124912656 gene encoding uncharacterized protein LOC124912656 produces the protein MGSSVSTASNTLGTFLGNAFTAPIKAAFGRSCEGICSGTWDIACFIENLCLSNLVKMVMVFALSFICFVIFYLIMKVGICQCITKGLCKMYWAACQTCWFVYEGMACFLWNKLTSVKRVRRRRRNRHFRDIEMGDSSRSDEFDHSSDYVDDQSIVISRGRKRKEMHKRSMNLRPDRVNRRRRNTNYSRRKATTPLKKRRKL
- the LOC124912992 gene encoding NDR1/HIN1-like protein 1; the protein is MSNKHDSDPESSQDEQPQPQQGFIQKRKREICIGITTKLSIIIIIIIICFGHPTKPKFILQDATFFTFNLSTTASATSPPSTLLSSTLQITIASTNPNTKSGINYHDLGIYIEYKNQQITYQTSIPIVYQGHKETKVWSLLINGTNILISPDNAHFLTWDQSNRSITLIIKLDGHVNWKIGGVTTRKYHIHVSCNAILDLTGATTGDTNTDGFFVFGPVKYMFYRPCYVLV